The Achromobacter pestifer genome includes a region encoding these proteins:
- a CDS encoding methyl-accepting chemotaxis protein: protein MRVNLPIHNVETKLREDQYLISRTDTKGRIVYANPAFVEVSGFSREELIGKPHNIVRHPDMPPEAYEDLWETLQAGESWLGLVKNRRKDGGYYWVLANATPIVENGEVVAYSSVRVRPSEEQIDMAEDLYARIREGTAKGVRILRGRPVRAGWRRGVDVLAFPFRHNVRSRMLRHALLSSGIMAGAGVYGLRANWAELSTLGASVGCAAIALGVVAIFGMGWRLSRSLLDPMVDAANMARQVAAGNLTTQIVADSDDEVGSLKFSLEVMRKSLIGIAQDVYRGIEGTTHAAAHIARGNQELAGRTEGQAASLQQTAASMEQLTSTVRQNADNARQANQLAASSMEVARKGGVAVGQVVSTMHGISDSSRKIADIVSIIEGIAFQTNILALNAAVEAARAGESGKGFAVVAGEVRSLAQKSAQAAKEIKGLIEDSVERVTEGSQQAEQAGATMQDIVAAVHRVTDIIGEISQASQEQSSGIEQVDTAVSQMDVMTVQNTALVQDLGGAVQQLGNQSGALRETIRVFRLVGQQ from the coding sequence GTGCGTGTCAACCTACCCATCCACAATGTAGAAACCAAGCTGCGCGAGGATCAGTACCTGATCTCGCGCACGGATACCAAGGGCCGGATCGTCTATGCGAATCCGGCCTTTGTCGAAGTCAGCGGCTTTTCCCGAGAAGAACTCATCGGCAAGCCGCACAACATCGTGCGCCATCCCGACATGCCACCCGAAGCCTACGAAGACCTGTGGGAGACGCTGCAGGCCGGAGAATCGTGGCTGGGACTGGTGAAGAACCGGCGCAAGGACGGCGGCTACTACTGGGTGCTGGCCAATGCGACGCCCATCGTCGAGAACGGCGAGGTCGTGGCGTATTCCTCGGTGCGGGTGCGCCCATCGGAAGAGCAGATCGACATGGCCGAGGATTTGTATGCCCGCATTCGCGAGGGTACGGCCAAGGGCGTGCGCATCCTGCGTGGGCGTCCCGTGCGGGCAGGTTGGCGCCGCGGCGTGGATGTGCTGGCATTTCCGTTCCGGCACAATGTCCGCAGCCGCATGCTGCGCCACGCGCTGCTGTCGTCCGGAATCATGGCTGGCGCGGGCGTATACGGTTTGCGGGCCAATTGGGCGGAACTGAGCACCCTGGGCGCCAGCGTCGGCTGCGCAGCCATTGCACTGGGCGTGGTCGCCATTTTCGGCATGGGCTGGCGTTTGTCCCGGTCGCTGCTGGATCCGATGGTCGATGCGGCCAATATGGCGCGCCAAGTTGCCGCGGGCAACCTGACCACGCAGATCGTGGCGGATTCCGATGACGAAGTCGGGAGCCTGAAGTTCTCGCTCGAAGTGATGCGCAAGAGCCTGATCGGGATCGCGCAGGACGTGTATCGCGGCATCGAAGGCACGACCCATGCCGCAGCGCATATTGCGCGCGGCAACCAGGAACTGGCGGGCCGTACCGAGGGGCAGGCAGCGTCCTTGCAGCAGACCGCCGCCAGCATGGAGCAACTGACCTCCACCGTGCGGCAGAACGCCGACAATGCGCGCCAGGCCAACCAGCTCGCGGCCAGCAGCATGGAAGTGGCGCGCAAGGGCGGCGTGGCGGTCGGGCAGGTGGTGAGCACCATGCATGGAATCTCGGACAGTTCGCGCAAGATTGCGGACATCGTCAGCATCATCGAAGGCATTGCGTTCCAGACCAACATCCTGGCGCTGAACGCCGCGGTTGAAGCGGCCCGCGCCGGGGAGTCCGGCAAGGGCTTCGCGGTGGTCGCAGGCGAGGTCCGCAGCCTGGCGCAGAAGAGCGCCCAGGCGGCCAAGGAGATCAAGGGCCTGATCGAGGATTCGGTGGAGCGCGTGACCGAAGGCTCCCAGCAGGCCGAGCAGGCGGGCGCGACGATGCAGGACATCGTGGCCGCCGTGCATCGCGTCACGGACATCATCGGCGAGATTTCACAGGCTTCTCAAGAGCAGTCCAGCGGTATCGAGCAGGTGGATACGGCGGTGTCGCAGATGGACGTGATGACGGTACAGAACACCGCGCTGGTCCAGGACCTGGGCGGCGCCGTCCAGCAGCTGGGGAATCAGTCCGGCGCGCTGCGTGAGACGATCCGCGTGTTCCGTCTGGTCGGGCAGCAGTAA
- a CDS encoding methyl-accepting chemotaxis protein — MEASLESGAKSGKVGKKKAARAPKVKRKLRLRDARVGTMLLWVMAFFAVLIAAVGGLAAYFLQNNYESIREVNALTERSKQVEVINSDMLRARVALMVAARHLQESGWGSGENSARDAAAALKGATDLLTGVRSRFADFQKNMLQDDTGRQLSMNLVRRYRSYIDDGVDTMVEALRSEDYSTFYMVNNEYGTPRSAAFIEALSEFGKYIGDQQQATIDEAEANFNLAMVAVGVAVGLAVLLMILARLLFGRLVVRPLVEAGQHFDKIAAGDLTSRVEVRSHNEIGQLFAALKRMQESLTRTVSAVRHGVDEITVGSREISAGNTDLSSRTEEQAASLEETAASMEELASTVKQNADNARQANQLAASASDVAERGGSAVSEVVSTMQGISASSRKISEIVSVIDGIAFQTNILALNAAVEAARAGEQGKGFAVVAGEVRSLAQRSAQAAKEIKGLIEDSVTKVGAGSQQVERAGATMQEIVASVKRVTDIMGEISAASEEQSSGIDQVNRAVSQMDEVTQQNAALVEEAAAAAGSLQEQAQRLAEAVAVFKINAGEVIEVPAHQLSGGYGAPTLTQS, encoded by the coding sequence ATGGAAGCGAGTCTCGAATCCGGTGCGAAATCCGGCAAGGTCGGCAAGAAGAAGGCCGCGCGCGCACCCAAGGTGAAGCGCAAGCTGCGGCTGCGCGATGCCCGCGTCGGCACCATGCTGCTGTGGGTCATGGCGTTCTTCGCCGTGTTGATTGCGGCGGTGGGCGGCCTGGCCGCGTATTTCCTGCAGAACAACTATGAATCGATCCGCGAGGTCAACGCCTTGACCGAGCGCTCCAAGCAGGTCGAGGTGATCAACAGCGACATGCTGCGCGCGCGGGTTGCGTTGATGGTTGCCGCGCGCCACCTGCAGGAATCCGGTTGGGGCAGCGGGGAGAACTCGGCCCGCGATGCGGCCGCGGCCTTGAAAGGTGCGACGGACCTGCTGACTGGGGTGCGCAGCCGTTTCGCTGATTTCCAGAAGAACATGCTGCAGGACGATACGGGCCGCCAGCTGTCGATGAACCTGGTACGGCGCTACCGGTCGTACATCGACGATGGCGTGGACACCATGGTCGAAGCCCTGCGCAGTGAGGACTATTCCACCTTCTACATGGTGAACAACGAATACGGCACGCCGCGCAGCGCCGCGTTTATCGAGGCGCTCAGCGAGTTCGGCAAGTACATCGGCGACCAGCAGCAAGCCACGATCGACGAGGCCGAAGCGAATTTCAACCTCGCCATGGTGGCGGTGGGCGTGGCCGTCGGCTTGGCGGTGCTGCTGATGATCCTGGCACGCCTGCTGTTCGGCCGCCTGGTGGTGCGCCCCTTGGTGGAAGCTGGCCAGCACTTCGACAAGATCGCTGCCGGAGACCTGACCAGCCGCGTGGAAGTGCGTTCGCACAATGAGATCGGCCAGCTGTTTGCCGCGTTGAAGCGCATGCAGGAAAGCCTGACCCGCACGGTGTCGGCGGTGCGCCACGGCGTGGACGAGATCACGGTGGGCTCGCGCGAGATCTCGGCCGGCAATACGGACCTGTCCAGCCGCACGGAAGAACAGGCGGCTTCGCTGGAGGAAACCGCGGCGTCGATGGAAGAGCTGGCTTCGACCGTGAAGCAGAACGCCGACAACGCGCGCCAGGCGAACCAGCTTGCGGCCAGCGCCTCGGACGTGGCTGAACGCGGCGGTTCGGCGGTGTCGGAAGTGGTCAGCACCATGCAAGGCATTTCGGCCAGCTCGCGCAAGATCTCCGAGATTGTTTCGGTGATCGACGGCATCGCGTTCCAGACCAACATCCTGGCGCTGAACGCGGCAGTGGAAGCCGCGCGCGCGGGCGAGCAAGGCAAGGGCTTTGCGGTGGTGGCGGGCGAAGTGCGCTCGCTGGCGCAGCGCAGCGCCCAGGCGGCCAAGGAAATCAAAGGCCTGATCGAGGATTCCGTGACCAAGGTCGGCGCGGGTTCGCAGCAGGTGGAGCGCGCCGGCGCGACGATGCAGGAGATCGTGGCCTCGGTGAAGCGGGTGACGGACATCATGGGCGAGATCTCGGCGGCGTCGGAAGAACAGTCCAGCGGCATCGACCAGGTGAACCGCGCGGTATCGCAGATGGACGAGGTGACGCAGCAGAACGCGGCGCTGGTGGAAGAGGCGGCCGCGGCCGCGGGTTCCCTGCAGGAGCAGGCCCAGCGCCTGGCCGAAGCGGTTGCAGTGTTCAAGATCAACGCGGGTGAAGTGATCGAAGTCCCCGCGCACCAGTTGTCGGGCGGTTATGGAGCGCCGACGCTGACGCAGTCATGA
- the fliO gene encoding flagellar biosynthetic protein FliO, translating to MDDSALLRVIVGLILVVAAILVSAWLARRAGLTPRGGGNLLRQVASLPVGPRQSIVVVEIENTWLVVGVGPNQLNTLHTLPAGQLPEASTLPAAAFAAKLGQALKRR from the coding sequence ATGGACGATTCCGCTCTCCTGCGCGTCATTGTTGGCCTGATCCTGGTCGTGGCCGCCATCCTGGTTTCGGCCTGGCTGGCGCGCCGCGCAGGGCTGACGCCGCGCGGCGGCGGCAACCTGCTGCGGCAGGTTGCAAGCCTGCCGGTCGGACCGCGCCAGAGCATCGTGGTGGTGGAAATCGAAAACACCTGGCTGGTGGTGGGCGTCGGTCCGAACCAGCTCAACACCCTGCATACCCTGCCCGCCGGCCAGTTGCCGGAGGCTTCGACCTTGCCCGCGGCCGCCTTCGCGGCCAAGCTGGGCCAGGCGCTCAAGCGCCGCTAG
- the fliP gene encoding flagellar type III secretion system pore protein FliP (The bacterial flagellar biogenesis protein FliP forms a type III secretion system (T3SS)-type pore required for flagellar assembly.), producing the protein MSLPTSTTPVRARSGALPLLGAAALLGLALFPAGVVAQATLPALTATPGPNGSETYSLSMQTLLLMTSLSFLPAALLMMTGFTRIIIVLGLLRSAMGTAMSPPNHVLIGLALFLTFYTMSPVFDKIYTDAYKPLSEGSIQFEAAVERAAAPLRTFMLHQTRENDLSLFANLAKQPALEDPSQVPLRILVPAFITSELKTAFQIGFTIFIPFLIIDLVIASVLMALGMMMVPPVTVALPFKLMLFVLADGWNLLMGSLAQSFYQ; encoded by the coding sequence ATGAGTTTGCCCACAAGCACGACACCTGTCCGCGCCCGCTCCGGCGCGCTGCCCCTGCTCGGCGCCGCCGCGCTGCTGGGCCTGGCCTTGTTCCCTGCGGGTGTCGTCGCGCAGGCAACCTTGCCCGCGCTGACGGCCACGCCCGGCCCGAATGGTTCCGAAACCTATTCGCTCAGCATGCAGACCCTGCTGCTGATGACGTCGCTGTCGTTCCTGCCTGCCGCGCTGCTGATGATGACGGGTTTCACCCGCATCATCATCGTGCTGGGCCTGCTGCGCAGCGCCATGGGAACGGCCATGTCGCCGCCCAACCATGTGCTGATCGGCCTCGCGCTGTTCCTGACCTTCTATACGATGTCGCCGGTGTTCGACAAGATCTACACCGACGCCTACAAGCCGCTGTCCGAGGGCTCGATCCAGTTCGAGGCCGCCGTCGAACGCGCCGCCGCGCCGCTGCGCACCTTCATGCTGCACCAGACGCGCGAGAACGATCTGTCGCTGTTCGCCAACCTGGCCAAGCAACCCGCCCTGGAAGATCCCTCGCAGGTGCCGCTGCGCATTCTGGTGCCCGCGTTCATCACCAGCGAACTCAAGACCGCATTCCAGATCGGCTTCACCATCTTCATCCCCTTTCTCATCATCGACCTGGTCATCGCCAGCGTGCTGATGGCGCTGGGCATGATGATGGTGCCGCCGGTGACGGTGGCCCTGCCCTTCAAGCTGATGCTTTTCGTGCTGGCCGACGGCTGGAACCTGCTCATGGGCTCGCTCGCCCAGAGCTTCTATCAATAA
- the flgL gene encoding flagellar hook-associated protein FlgL — protein MRLSTSMMYSNGLKGILAQESDMNRLVEQVGSGRKFLSPADDPLAAARAIDVAQTQSMNDTYRANRQTANTNLGQETNTLTAVTHALQGARTRIIQAGSTLSDSDRRTLSTELKSTRDALLGLANTTDGNGQYLFSGNDGSVMPYSKNAAGQITYSNSVGERTIQVDQSRQMSTSDLGKDIFGRANPGSQAYVASAPQTNTGSAQFGAVSVTPGSGASGKTFEVKYEADATTGAMGYRITTTNPDGSSTVVPQPPQAATLYADGAVIDFGGVSVAINGAPKPGDSITVQSVQSADMDVFATLDNIIAALDAPNDGDPVAMARLNNALATGNKKLANTYDNVLTVQASVGARQNELDALNATGTQKGLSYSQSLSDLEELDYYQGASQLALRQVALQAASAAFMTIQGSSLFSRK, from the coding sequence ATGCGCCTGAGCACTTCAATGATGTATTCGAACGGGCTGAAAGGCATCCTCGCTCAGGAATCGGACATGAATCGTCTGGTCGAGCAGGTGGGCAGCGGACGCAAGTTCTTGTCGCCTGCGGACGACCCCTTGGCGGCCGCGCGCGCTATCGATGTGGCGCAGACGCAGAGCATGAACGACACGTATAGGGCGAATCGCCAGACCGCCAACACGAATCTGGGTCAGGAAACCAATACGTTGACGGCGGTGACGCACGCATTGCAGGGAGCGCGCACGCGCATCATCCAGGCAGGAAGTACCCTTTCGGATAGTGACCGCCGCACCCTGTCCACGGAGCTCAAGAGCACTCGTGATGCCTTGTTGGGCCTGGCCAATACGACCGACGGCAATGGTCAGTATTTGTTCTCCGGCAACGATGGCAGCGTGATGCCTTACTCCAAGAACGCCGCGGGCCAGATTACGTACAGCAATTCGGTAGGCGAACGCACCATTCAGGTGGATCAAAGCCGCCAGATGTCCACCAGCGATCTCGGCAAGGACATCTTCGGACGCGCCAATCCGGGCTCGCAGGCCTACGTCGCTTCAGCACCACAAACGAACACGGGTTCGGCGCAGTTTGGCGCGGTTTCGGTAACGCCCGGGAGTGGCGCCAGCGGGAAGACCTTCGAGGTGAAGTATGAGGCCGATGCGACGACGGGCGCTATGGGCTACCGCATCACGACGACGAATCCCGACGGAAGCTCCACTGTCGTTCCGCAGCCTCCGCAAGCCGCGACGCTCTATGCCGATGGTGCAGTGATCGACTTCGGCGGTGTTTCGGTGGCTATCAATGGGGCTCCCAAACCAGGAGATTCGATCACCGTCCAGAGCGTTCAGTCGGCGGATATGGACGTGTTCGCCACCTTGGACAACATCATCGCCGCACTGGATGCGCCCAACGATGGTGATCCTGTGGCGATGGCGAGACTGAACAACGCCCTGGCGACCGGCAACAAGAAGCTCGCGAACACCTACGACAACGTCCTGACGGTGCAGGCCTCGGTCGGCGCACGCCAGAATGAATTGGACGCCCTGAACGCGACCGGCACGCAAAAAGGCCTGTCGTACTCGCAATCTCTCTCGGATTTGGAAGAGCTGGACTATTACCAAGGCGCGAGCCAGCTCGCATTGCGCCAAGTCGCGCTGCAAGCGGCTTCGGCGGCATTCATGACCATCCAGGGATCGAGTCTGTTCAGTCGCAAGTAG
- a CDS encoding methyl-accepting chemotaxis protein has protein sequence MLVNLKVRTCLVLVLLLFTGAMFISNGVAWMGLNSSNEKLERVNDAYSTQASQLNRAYILFLRGRLLLATSLMDLQQGKTEQATSQAKRAEGLMQEGAQALDAYRKAPRLEGSEALNQKLESAYKQFNDVVRRQATALSTMAVQDYLDLNDAGSAANTALREAVGGVLAHIDTSTDELVVQAEAAHGVSRTVTIVMLAITLALALGCWLFISRTVLRPLREAGDHFEKISGGDFTGRIDVRSTNEIGQLFGAIKRMQESLTRTVALVRRGVDEINVGSREISAGNTDLSSRTEQQAASLEETAASMEELASTVKQNADNARQANQLAASASDVAERGGSAVSEVVSTMHGISASSRKISEIVSVIDGIAFQTNILALNAAVEAARAGEQGKGFAVVAGEVRSLAQRSAQAAKEIKGLIEDSVSKVSAGSQQVERAGSTMQEIVASVKRVTDIMGEISAASEEQSSGIDQVNRAVSQMDEVTQQNAALVEEAAAAAGSLQEQAQRLAEAVSVFKINAGEVIEVPAQQLASQRSAPRMPAPPARPQTAAASKPSAEPAHAESPQSAQPAPKTAPAPRLTQVARPKPAPEAATTVRPLRRPASRPAGAKDAAPAAPPASRRPPPSADDDWESF, from the coding sequence ATGCTTGTCAACTTGAAAGTCCGCACCTGTCTCGTTTTGGTGTTGCTGCTCTTCACGGGCGCCATGTTCATTTCCAATGGCGTGGCGTGGATGGGCCTGAACTCGAGCAATGAGAAGCTGGAGCGGGTCAACGACGCCTATTCGACGCAGGCCTCGCAGCTGAATCGGGCCTACATCCTGTTCCTGCGCGGCCGCTTGCTGCTGGCGACGTCGCTGATGGATCTGCAGCAAGGAAAGACCGAACAGGCGACCTCGCAGGCCAAGCGCGCGGAGGGCCTGATGCAGGAAGGCGCTCAGGCGCTGGACGCATACCGCAAGGCGCCGCGCCTGGAAGGCTCGGAGGCCCTGAATCAAAAGCTGGAAAGCGCCTACAAGCAATTCAACGACGTCGTCAGACGTCAGGCGACTGCCTTGTCGACCATGGCCGTGCAGGACTATCTGGATCTGAACGACGCGGGAAGCGCGGCGAACACGGCCTTGAGAGAAGCGGTAGGAGGCGTGCTGGCGCATATCGACACCAGCACCGACGAGCTGGTGGTGCAGGCCGAGGCGGCCCACGGCGTTTCGCGCACGGTCACGATTGTGATGCTGGCGATCACCCTGGCCTTGGCATTGGGATGCTGGCTGTTCATCAGCCGGACCGTGCTGCGCCCATTGCGTGAGGCGGGTGATCATTTTGAAAAGATCTCGGGCGGCGATTTCACCGGTCGTATCGATGTGCGCAGCACGAACGAAATTGGGCAGCTGTTTGGCGCGATCAAGCGCATGCAGGAAAGCCTGACCCGCACCGTGGCGCTGGTGCGCCGCGGCGTGGACGAGATCAACGTGGGTTCGCGCGAGATTTCGGCGGGCAATACGGATCTGTCCAGTCGCACCGAGCAGCAGGCGGCCTCGCTGGAAGAAACCGCGGCGTCAATGGAAGAGCTGGCTTCGACCGTGAAGCAGAACGCGGACAACGCGCGCCAGGCCAATCAGTTGGCGGCCAGCGCCTCGGACGTGGCCGAGCGCGGCGGTTCGGCGGTGTCGGAAGTGGTTAGCACCATGCACGGCATTTCGGCCAGCTCGCGCAAGATCTCCGAGATTGTGTCGGTGATCGACGGTATCGCGTTCCAGACCAACATCCTGGCGCTGAACGCGGCGGTGGAAGCCGCGCGTGCGGGCGAGCAGGGCAAGGGATTTGCCGTGGTGGCTGGCGAAGTGCGTTCGCTGGCGCAGCGTAGCGCCCAGGCCGCCAAGGAAATCAAGGGCCTGATCGAGGATTCGGTGAGCAAGGTCAGCGCGGGCTCGCAGCAGGTAGAGCGCGCAGGGTCGACGATGCAGGAGATCGTGGCCTCGGTGAAGCGTGTCACGGACATCATGGGTGAAATCTCGGCGGCGTCGGAAGAACAGTCCAGCGGCATCGACCAGGTGAACCGCGCAGTGTCGCAGATGGACGAGGTGACGCAGCAGAACGCGGCGCTGGTGGAAGAAGCGGCTGCCGCCGCGGGGTCGCTGCAGGAGCAGGCGCAACGCCTGGCCGAAGCAGTCTCCGTGTTCAAGATCAACGCGGGTGAAGTGATCGAAGTCCCCGCGCAGCAATTGGCATCGCAACGCAGCGCGCCACGCATGCCGGCGCCGCCGGCACGGCCGCAGACAGCGGCGGCAAGCAAGCCGTCCGCCGAACCTGCCCACGCAGAATCGCCGCAGTCGGCGCAGCCTGCTCCGAAGACGGCGCCCGCGCCGCGCCTGACGCAGGTCGCCCGGCCCAAGCCGGCGCCGGAAGCTGCTACTACTGTTCGTCCGCTACGCCGGCCGGCCAGCCGCCCGGCGGGTGCCAAGGATGCCGCACCAGCGGCGCCACCCGCCAGCCGTCGTCCTCCGCCTTCGGCGGACGACGATTGGGAGTCTTTCTGA
- a CDS encoding methyl-accepting chemotaxis protein translates to MFSNLKVRTGLMLAQLAVALAALVAIVLGWNSMRSNSEAINALDTLSVQQANLIKDAYTQMLRATIRADIAAAQRAAGDASGASENTRTVQQLVGDAKKKMETFKAIPKTTAIGKSAEGDLITSFNGFADALQAMMSALDKGDSAAYLDLKNTKAGAASGAFSKQLTEFAKDITSYSEEMVSSSRSQAATMAIVYVVLAVLIIAVWLGAFLFMNRVVLRPLRAVSDSFDKIAGGDLTVRVDATSTNEIGMLMAAVKRMQESLTRTVASVRRGVDEINVGSREISAGNTDLSSRTEEQAASLEETAASMEQLASTVKQNADNARQANQLAASASDVAERGGSAVSEVVNTMQEISASSRKISEIVSVIDGIAFQTNILALNAAVEAARAGEQGKGFAVVAGEVRSLAQRSAQAAKEIKGLIEDSVTKVGAGSQQVERAGATMQEIVASVKRVTDIMGEISAASEEQSSGIDQVNRAVSQMDEVTQQNAALVEEAAAAAGSLQEQAERLAEAVAVFKINAGEVIEVPAHQLAGQRRAPRMAAPTAPAAQVEQPAAEAKAAPAVRLTHSTRAKPAAAEGATAARPLRRPAPRPAAAPQAKPVTPASRRSAPADDDWESF, encoded by the coding sequence ATGTTTAGCAATCTGAAGGTGCGCACGGGCCTGATGCTCGCCCAGTTGGCCGTGGCGCTGGCCGCGCTGGTGGCCATCGTCCTGGGTTGGAACAGCATGCGGTCCAACTCGGAGGCGATCAACGCCCTGGATACCTTGAGCGTCCAGCAAGCCAATCTGATCAAGGACGCATATACGCAGATGCTGCGTGCCACGATACGTGCCGACATTGCCGCCGCACAGCGGGCAGCGGGTGATGCCAGCGGCGCCAGCGAGAACACTCGCACGGTGCAGCAACTGGTCGGCGATGCCAAGAAGAAGATGGAGACCTTCAAGGCCATCCCGAAGACCACGGCAATCGGCAAGAGTGCCGAGGGCGATCTGATCACGTCCTTCAACGGATTTGCAGACGCGTTGCAGGCCATGATGTCGGCCCTGGACAAGGGGGATTCGGCAGCTTACCTGGATCTGAAGAACACCAAGGCCGGCGCAGCGAGTGGTGCGTTTTCGAAGCAACTGACGGAATTCGCCAAGGACATTACTTCCTATAGCGAAGAGATGGTGTCGTCCTCGCGTTCGCAGGCGGCGACGATGGCGATTGTGTACGTCGTGCTGGCGGTATTGATCATCGCGGTATGGCTGGGCGCCTTCCTGTTCATGAACCGCGTGGTCCTGCGGCCCTTGCGCGCCGTCAGCGACAGCTTTGACAAGATCGCCGGCGGCGACTTGACTGTACGCGTGGATGCGACCTCGACCAATGAGATCGGCATGCTGATGGCCGCAGTCAAGCGCATGCAGGAAAGCCTGACCCGCACCGTGGCGTCGGTGCGCCGCGGCGTGGACGAAATCAACGTGGGTTCGCGCGAGATTTCCGCGGGCAACACCGACCTGTCCAGCCGTACGGAGGAACAGGCCGCCTCGCTGGAGGAAACCGCCGCCTCGATGGAGCAGCTGGCCTCGACCGTGAAGCAGAACGCGGACAACGCGCGCCAGGCCAACCAATTGGCTGCCAGCGCGTCCGACGTGGCCGAGCGCGGCGGCTCGGCGGTGTCGGAAGTGGTCAACACCATGCAGGAAATTTCGGCCAGTTCGCGCAAGATTTCCGAAATTGTGTCGGTGATCGATGGCATCGCGTTCCAGACCAACATTCTGGCTTTGAACGCGGCGGTGGAAGCCGCGCGTGCAGGCGAGCAGGGCAAGGGCTTCGCGGTGGTGGCGGGCGAAGTGCGTTCGCTGGCGCAGCGCAGCGCCCAGGCGGCCAAGGAAATCAAGGGCCTGATCGAGGATTCCGTGACCAAGGTCGGCGCGGGCTCGCAGCAGGTGGAGCGCGCTGGCGCGACGATGCAGGAGATCGTGGCCTCGGTGAAGCGGGTGACGGACATCATGGGCGAGATCTCGGCGGCGTCGGAAGAACAGTCTAGCGGCATCGACCAGGTGAACCGCGCGGTGTCGCAGATGGACGAGGTGACGCAGCAGAACGCGGCGCTGGTGGAAGAGGCCGCCGCGGCAGCGGGTTCTCTGCAGGAACAGGCGGAGCGCCTGGCCGAAGCGGTGGCGGTGTTCAAAATCAACGCAGGCGAAGTCATCGAAGTTCCCGCGCACCAGTTGGCCGGTCAGCGCCGCGCACCGCGTATGGCTGCTCCGACGGCGCCCGCAGCGCAGGTGGAGCAGCCCGCCGCCGAGGCCAAGGCAGCTCCGGCAGTACGCTTGACGCATTCCACGCGAGCCAAGCCGGCAGCGGCCGAAGGGGCGACGGCGGCACGGCCGCTGCGCCGGCCCGCGCCGCGCCCGGCGGCTGCGCCGCAGGCAAAGCCCGTGACGCCGGCAAGCCGCCGGTCTGCGCCTGCGGATGACGATTGGGAATCTTTCTGA
- the fliR gene encoding flagellar biosynthetic protein FliR, with protein sequence MIAFTLEQLNGWIGQFLWPFVRILALVGTAPLFSESHIPIKVKVGLSFILAVAISPALDPVPSIAPGSFTGLWMVMQQVLIGIALGFTMRLVFAAAQTAGEFVGLQMGLSFASFFDPSSGANTAVLSRLFNIIAMLTFLALDGHLLVLAALVRSFDTLPIAMIQLHQNGFGVVVEWGKTIFISGLLLALPLICALLTINLAMGILNRAAQQLSVFSIGFPVTLIIGVTILAVVLPHAGPFLESLFESGLTAMSRVADALAGK encoded by the coding sequence ATGATCGCGTTCACGCTCGAGCAGCTCAACGGCTGGATCGGCCAGTTTCTCTGGCCGTTCGTGCGCATCCTGGCGCTCGTGGGCACCGCCCCGCTGTTCTCCGAATCGCACATTCCAATCAAGGTCAAAGTCGGGCTGTCTTTCATCCTGGCCGTCGCGATCAGCCCCGCGTTGGATCCCGTGCCTTCCATTGCGCCGGGTTCGTTCACGGGCCTATGGATGGTCATGCAGCAAGTGCTGATCGGCATCGCGCTGGGCTTCACGATGCGCCTGGTGTTTGCCGCCGCGCAGACCGCCGGCGAATTCGTCGGCCTGCAGATGGGCTTGTCCTTCGCCTCGTTTTTCGACCCTAGTTCCGGCGCCAATACCGCCGTGCTGTCGCGCCTATTCAACATCATCGCGATGCTGACATTTCTGGCCTTGGACGGCCACCTGCTGGTCCTGGCCGCGCTGGTCCGCTCCTTCGATACCTTGCCCATCGCCATGATCCAGCTGCACCAGAATGGTTTTGGCGTCGTGGTGGAATGGGGCAAGACCATTTTCATATCCGGTTTGCTGCTGGCGCTACCGCTGATCTGCGCACTGCTGACCATCAACCTGGCCATGGGCATCCTGAACCGCGCCGCGCAACAGCTGTCCGTGTTCTCCATCGGATTTCCGGTGACGCTCATCATCGGCGTCACGATTCTGGCCGTCGTGCTGCCGCATGCCGGACCTTTCCTGGAATCGCTGTTCGAATCGGGCCTCACCGCGATGAGCCGGGTCGCCGATGCGCTGGCCGGCAAATAG
- the fliQ gene encoding flagellar biosynthesis protein FliQ, whose protein sequence is MTAETVMTMTYQAMKIVLAMAGPLLLVTLVVGLVISIFQAATQINEMTLSFIPKLLAMCGVLVLLGPWLIGVMVDYIRQLIGQIPMLVS, encoded by the coding sequence ATGACCGCCGAAACCGTCATGACCATGACCTACCAGGCGATGAAGATCGTGCTTGCGATGGCCGGGCCGCTGCTGCTCGTGACGCTGGTGGTGGGTCTGGTCATCAGCATCTTCCAGGCCGCCACGCAGATCAACGAAATGACGTTGTCGTTCATTCCGAAGCTGCTGGCGATGTGCGGCGTGCTGGTGCTACTGGGCCCCTGGCTCATCGGCGTCATGGTCGACTACATCCGGCAGCTGATCGGCCAGATCCCCATGCTGGTGTCCTGA